Genomic window (Vampirovibrionales bacterium):
CCCACGCCGGACACGTCTTTTTACCGCCGCTGACGCCCATCTATCGCTTTGTGCTGAAGATGAAGTACCGCCACGGCTTTTACGCGCGCGACGGTCGGCTCATTTACGTCAGCAGCGGTCTGGGCGGCGCGGCGTATTATATTAATCTGCCGTTCTGGCGGCGTGGGTTCCCGCGCTTTCGCTATAATACGCGCCCGGAAATCGCCGTGTTTTCGTTGGCGGCGCAGGTCTCGGGCGCGGCTTAACGTCTTTTGCCAGCCACTGGCTTGGCTTGGGGAGAGACTTGGGGTATCATTAGGGGTTCGTTTCCTGAGAGTTCTGTGGACGCGCATCTGTCTGACGCCGAGTGATGGATCGGCGCTGGCGCGTACGGGTTTAAAGGCCATCGCTCGCCATGGTAGACGTTGAATGGTAGACGTTTATAAGCATACGCAATACTGCAACGCCAGCGGGCGCGGCTACCTGATGCCGACTTATAACGAGGCGGTCGCTCGTGAGCGCGCTGACGGCAATCGCAGCGATTGGGTGGCCCAATTACTGCGCCTGGCGCGCGAAGCTCGCGGCGATGATCAGTTTTCCGAGCAACAGAGCTTTATTTTTCAGCGATTTTCGGCCAATCCGCTCGTTCGCGGCTTTCAGCAGACGGTTTTGTACGCCTTGCGTCCCTTTGAAATGCTGGCCAACGCCATGATTGCGCTGCCGCAAGCGCCTGTGCCGTTGCCCTTCCCGATTCCCGCGTTTCTCGCGACGCTGTCGGCCCAATGGGGGCTGCAACTCAATGCGACGATTGGCAAGGTCGTCAGCTTCTTCTTTGGCTACAAAAAAGAGAACGATCGCGGCGAGGAGCGCCAGCAGCGCGAGAAGGCTGACTTTGCGACATCAGACGTGTTTACCCGCTTTGTCGTGGTGGAGACGAATCATTCGCGCATGGGCGGCGGCGGGCGTTAATCGGCGAAAACGGCCCATGACATTCAACGCGCTTACGCGTCGCCGACAGGACCGGGACGCGGCGTAAAGGCCCGCAGCGTCAGGGCGCAAAGCGTCTCAAACGGCTTGGTAAGCGCCGGGGGACGCATAATAATCACAATCGCCCGGTAACGCGCCAGCCGGGCCGCATGGACCGCTAACAACTCCCGACGGATGATTTCGCGCATGCGGCGCTTGATGAGATTGCGTCGCACGGCGCGTTTTTCGGTCTTACGGCTGATAATCAGCCCAAAACGCGGTAGATTCTGCTTCCCCTCTTCGCGCTGCGTCACGCCGTAAACCACAAAGGCGTCGCAGACAAACAGACGACGACCCGCCAGGGCCTGGCGAAACAGCGAAGTCGATTTAAGTCGACAGCGTTGGGGCAGCATACTCGCCAGCGGACGCGGCGCGCAACGCCGGCAGGTTAAATGGCAACGCGGTAACGGCCCTTGGCGCGACGACGATTCAGGGTGCGGCGTCCGCCGGGGGTCTGCATACGGGCGCGAAAGCCGCTGACGCGACGGCGCTTGCGTTGGGTGCCTTCCAAAGTGCGTTTCATTGAGGCGCGAGGCTCCAGATTAGATGGAAAAAGCCCTTATAAAAGAAGCGGGAGATTTAGTGTAATCCAAACCCCGTCGCCTTGCCAAGCAGGGGGCTCGGACGCGCGTCGTACGTGACCTGTAATGTAACGGCTTGGCCCGCGCGATGCTCGTCGCATCAAGCGGATGTGCTAAACTCATCTGGCGATAGAGACGATGCCCAGTATGCACTGCTTCGGGGCGTTTATTTAACGGGTTTGGTTTAGTGGAGCGCATGTCGAATGAGAGCGACAGGCGTCATGGCCATGCGTCGTTTTTCGTCGCGCGTCGCGCATGGAGCGCGTCGCTGAATAGAGAGCCCCCCTCCCCCCTCGCCCCCACGCAGCGCGTCCTGCTGCCTGTTTGGATATTGAGAGCCTGAATGTCCCCATCTTCTGCTTATTCTGCTTCTGCTGTTTCGGCTTCTGCTGGGGCTGGCGCCCCTTCTTCGCAAACAGCCGTGTGGACGGCTGTACAGGATCGGCTTCGTCTGAGCCTGAGCGCGCCCGCTTTTGAGAGCTGGATTGGTCCGCTGGCGCTTGCTGAAGCTGCCGATGACGCCCTGACCCTGCGCACGGATAGCGTGTTTAAACGCGACTGGGTGTTGCGTCACTACAAAAAAGCCTTGCAGGAAGCCTTTTGTCAGGTCGTGGGCTGCGCTGACGCTCAAATTCGCCTCGAAGTGAGCGCCGAGACGCTGCTCGAAGACGCGCCTGCGGCTGTGGCTGACGCTTCAAGCGGCTCGGCGCGTCCGGACTCCTTTGCGCCGATGGCCTCCATGGCCCCCATGGCCCCGATCGCCGAAGATGCGCCCTATCGCCCGTGGACGCCGCGCACCAACCGCAGCGGCCTGAATCCCAAGTACACGTTTGAGCAGTTTGTCGTCGGCGACAACAGCCAGTTTTGCCACGCGGCGGCGCTGGCCGTGGCAGAGAATCCGGCGCAGAGCTACAACCCTTTCTTTATCCATGGCGGCGTCGGGCTGGGGAAAACGCATCTGGCTCAAGCCATCGGGCATTTCGTGCTGCGGCATAACCCGGAGGCGAAAATCCGTTATGTGACCTCTGAACAATTCACCAACGATATGATTCAGGCAGTGGCCAAGCGCGACTGGACGCCGTTTCGCGATCGCTACCGAAAGCTCGACGTGCTGATTCTCGACGATATTCAGTTTCTGGCGGGCAAAGAGCGCACCCAGCAGGAGCTTTTCCATACGTTTAACGTGCTGCACGAGGCCGGCAAGCAGATGATTCTGACCAGCGACCGTTCGCCTCAGCAGTTGCCTGAGCTGGAAGACCGCCTGCGCAGCCGTTTCGCTTCAGGCTTAATGGCGGATATTCAGCCGCCCGATGCCGAAACCCGTCTGGCGATTCTGCGATGCAAGGCCGAGCGCGAACAGCTGACGATCCCCGATGAAATTCTGGCCTATCTGGCCGAGGTGATTCCGCAAAACGTGCGCGAACTCGAAGGCGGCCTCAACAAAGTCGCCGCCTATCATATGCTCACCCGCGCGCCGATGACGCTGGCCTGCGCCCGCCAGATTCTGGGCATGGAGGCCGATCTCTCGCGCGTGTCGCTGGAAACCGTCATCGAAACCGTGGCGCTTTATTATCATCTGCGCGCCGAAGACCTTAAAAGCGCGTCGCGCGCGCGGGACATTGCCCACGCGCGCCAGGTCGCTGTGTATTTATTGCGCGAGACCGCCGAAACCAGCTTCGCTAAAATCGGTCAGTTGCTGGGCGGGCGCTCTCATACCACGGTGCTGTACTCCTACGAGAAGATTGCCGAATTAATCGACGGTCATCCCGTTCTGGAGCAGCAGCTCCGCGAATTGCGCGCCCGCCTCAAGACCTGCGCCGCCACCCGCCGCTAGGCATTTGCCACGAGGTTTCGGACGTAGTTGGGATTCTGATTCATGGCCCAGCGCGCCTGCCGGACTTCGTTTTGCGAGATGTGGCCATCGCGATTGCGATCGAGAAAGCGCGTTGCTTGACCTGCTTGCCGGATACTCATTTGACCGTCAGGGCCCGCGCCGAGCGCGTAGAATTCCCGATTGCTCAAATTCAGGCCGTTGGCCCGGTCGAATTCGGCGGTGGACACCCGCCCATTTCGATCGCCTTGCGCGTCCGCCAACATGGCTTTGCGAAAGGCTAATCCCTTGGCGCGTTCGGGGAACTCGCTGGCGATATGGCTAGGCGCGTACTGCCCCGTCCCAAAATTACCCGCTTGATAAGGAAAACGACGTGGACGAGGTCCAAAGTGCGTATAGCGTCCTGCATTCTGACAGTAAGTCATTCCCAAAACCCCCCATTTGCCTGTGTCCAAACCCTACAACCCTTGTGCTTGCATTAAACCCGACGCGTGCGTCCTTGTGATACCCTTTAATACTTAATTAAACATTCAAAAAGAAAGAAATTCTAAAGCCCCGTGCGCACCTGCGGCGACTAGACGCCTGTAAAGGCGTCGCCGTCAGCGATTGCGCTGCTTACGGCTTATGGCTTACTGGCCCAGACTTTTGGTGAAGGCTTCCGCGCCGTCGAAGCGATAGAGGCTTTCGGTTTTGATGAAATCAAGCCCGGCTTTTTCCAGGCGATCGAGCAGGGCCACGATATCGCGATGCGCGGCGACGGCCCCGGCGGGCGATTCGAAGCGGCAACGCCAGTGATCGCTGCAAAACGTGTCGGGGTTGCCATCCGGCCATACTTTGGCCCCGCGATTGCTGATCATCGACAACGCCAGCGCG
Coding sequences:
- the rnpA gene encoding ribonuclease P protein component codes for the protein MLPQRCRLKSTSLFRQALAGRRLFVCDAFVVYGVTQREEGKQNLPRFGLIISRKTEKRAVRRNLIKRRMREIIRRELLAVHAARLARYRAIVIIMRPPALTKPFETLCALTLRAFTPRPGPVGDA
- the rpmH gene encoding 50S ribosomal protein L34, which codes for MKRTLEGTQRKRRRVSGFRARMQTPGGRRTLNRRRAKGRYRVAI
- the dnaA gene encoding chromosomal replication initiator protein DnaA, producing the protein MSPSSAYSASAVSASAGAGAPSSQTAVWTAVQDRLRLSLSAPAFESWIGPLALAEAADDALTLRTDSVFKRDWVLRHYKKALQEAFCQVVGCADAQIRLEVSAETLLEDAPAAVADASSGSARPDSFAPMASMAPMAPIAEDAPYRPWTPRTNRSGLNPKYTFEQFVVGDNSQFCHAAALAVAENPAQSYNPFFIHGGVGLGKTHLAQAIGHFVLRHNPEAKIRYVTSEQFTNDMIQAVAKRDWTPFRDRYRKLDVLILDDIQFLAGKERTQQELFHTFNVLHEAGKQMILTSDRSPQQLPELEDRLRSRFASGLMADIQPPDAETRLAILRCKAEREQLTIPDEILAYLAEVIPQNVRELEGGLNKVAAYHMLTRAPMTLACARQILGMEADLSRVSLETVIETVALYYHLRAEDLKSASRARDIAHARQVAVYLLRETAETSFAKIGQLLGGRSHTTVLYSYEKIAELIDGHPVLEQQLRELRARLKTCAATRR